One stretch of Juglans microcarpa x Juglans regia isolate MS1-56 chromosome 3D, Jm3101_v1.0, whole genome shotgun sequence DNA includes these proteins:
- the LOC121255942 gene encoding uncharacterized protein LOC121255942 isoform X1, which translates to MTVATLKASSSTELMKSEGNDTVDTIIKQTIGKDPLLSFSRAVDSPAQWIQLLHALDQQELQGWPFPSLKVQMQNCDKCSREFCSPINYKRHIRVHHRLKTLAKASTKDRDLLGVFWDKLSLEEAKEVLSFKNVIFEGVPGSSIVKSLTTLIRRPGVATLPQVYLRAGSALLDVIHARPSRLPMSSSELFCILDDASEKTFLCGTADLMQKYVFHGEAGKSGLETKNLVACTSFLLEQKLVKAWLADKDAEALRCQKLLVEEEEAAQKRKAELLERKRKKKLRQKEHKAKELKHVEADVNECISNTLEAPIMPAETSSFLATCDSGMPIPEMLPDQVHLSSEPFELSNSDEEAGPDSRSGYGCDCTSQNVERQTVPGSGRRHGVVVRWQLPPKSQRGVPSGFHSGQNSQASKLGAMQKLGIHRVLRTSPVANTNKVWSRKPKPESGGEVLKARVQEEEIKRPEQSKTNEVLIGSICVTLGNCSQEGNNLARAGEDNLSEHQIPKKAGIQEKSAKPDSLQSGTNQSTVKLRRPVSQYGRKDPMSVQNGNIESEADTNAEKDNDQNPEEVCLRCSATVDDGNGGGKNSNKFLEGSVYPGSAMHAKVFLAQKWKEAIAADHVKLVLSPCSEPPGCPEAGCGVAIQSSNFHKCSILGIANNWLVNAGAGGFESSPARSVRHNYRTKSEKVMNRKYIPKKSNAT; encoded by the exons ATGACAGTTGCAACACTAAAGGCCTCTAGTTCTACAGAATTGATGAAATCAGAGGGAAATGATACTGTAGACACCATCATCAAACAAACAATTGGAAAAGACCCACTTTTGTCTTTCTCAAGGGCCGTGGACAGCCCGGCGCAATGGATCCAATTACTTCATGCTTTGGATCAGCAAG AATTGCAAGGTTGGCCCTTTCCCTCTCTGAAGGTGCAGATGCAGAATTGTGACAAGTGTTCTCGAGAATTCTGTTCACCCATCAACTACAAAAGGCATATACGTGTGCACCACCGGTTGAAAACGCTTGCTAAG GCTTCTACTAAAGATAGGGACCTGCTGGGAGTGTTTTGGGATAAG CTCTCTTTGGAAGAGGCAAAGGAAGTTTTGTCATTCAAGAACGTGATATTTGAG GGAGTACCAGGGTCTTCAATTGTAAAGTCATTGACAACACTTATTAGGAGACCAGGGGTTGCAACTTTGCCACAAGTTTATTTGAGGGCTGGTTCTGCCCTTTTG GATGTTATCCATGCTCGACCTTCTAGATTACCTATGTCATCCTCGGAGTTATTTTGTATCCTTGATGATGCGAGTGAGAAAACATTTCTGTGTGGGACAGCCGACTTGATGCAAAAGTATGTTTTTCATGGGGAAGCTGGGAAGAGTGGCCTTGAAACAAAAAACTTAGTTGCTTGCACCAGCTTCTTGCTGGAACAGAAATTG GTCAAAGCATGGCTTGCAGATAAGGATGCAGAGGCTTTAAGGTGCCAGAAGTTACtggtggaggaagaagaagctgcTCAGAAAAG GAAAGCTGAGCTGttggaaaggaaaaggaagaagaaattgagGCAAAAAGAACACAAAGCAAAGGAGCTTAAACATGTGGAAGCAGATGTTAACGAATGCATCAGTAATACTCTGGAGGCACCTATAATGCCAGCTGAAACATCCAGCTTTTTAGCCACATGTGATTCTGGTATGCCCATCCCAGAAATGCTGCCAGATCAAGTTCACTTATCTTCTGAACCATTCGAACTCTCAAATTCAGATGAAGAAGCAGGTCCTGATTCTCGATCTGGGTATGGCTGTGACTGTACTAGTCAGAATGTTGAACGGCAGACAGTGCCGGGAAGTGGTCGCCGGCATGGAGTTGTTGTTCGATGGCAATTGCCCCCAAAATCGCAGAGGGGAGTGCCAAGTGGCTTCCATTCAGGTCAGAATTCTCAAGCATCAAAGCTTGGTGCCATGCAAAAGCTTGGGATCCACCGGGTTTTGAGGACTTCTCCAGTAGCCAACACCAATAAAGTATGGAGTCGAAAACCTAAGCCTGAAAGTGGTGGGGAGGTTTTGAAAGCCAGAGTACAGGAAGAGGAGATAAAGCGACCAGAGCAAAGTAAGACTAATGAGGTTTTGATTGGCTCTATATGTGTTACACTTGGAAATTGTAGCCAAGAGGGTAATAATCTTGCTAGAGCTGGTGAAGATAACCTGTCAGAGCATCAAATACCAAAGAAGGCTGGCATTCAGGAGAAGTCCGCTAAACCTGATTCTCTTCAGAGTGGCACAAATCAATCAACAGTTAAGCTCCGGAGGCCAGTGAGCCAATATGGAAGAAAAGATCCTATGTCTGTTCAGAATGGCAATATTGAATCTGAAGCGGATACAAATGCTGAAAAGGACAATGATCAAAACCCCGAGGAAGTTTGTTTAAGATGCTCTGCTACCGTGGATGATGGTAATGGTGGCGGTAAGAACAGTAATAAATTCTTGGAGGGAAGTGTCTATCCTGGAAGCGCTATGCATGCAAAAGTTTTTCTCGCACAGA AATGGAAGGAAGCTATAGCAGCCGACCATGTGAAATTGGTTCTTTCCCCGTGTTCTGAACCTCCAGGATGCCCGGAGGCAGGATGTGGGGTAGCGATTCAGTCATCAAATTTCCACAAATGCAGCATTCTTGGCATTGCAAACAACTGGTTGGTTAATGCAGGTGCAGGTGGTTTTGAGTCTTCACCAGCCAGGAGTGTTAGACATAACTACAGGACTAAGTCTGAAAAGGTTATGAACAGAAAGTACATTCCCAAAAAAAGCAATGCAACCTAG
- the LOC121255942 gene encoding uncharacterized protein LOC121255942 isoform X2, with translation MTVATLKASSSTELMKSEGNDTVDTIIKQTIGKDPLLSFSRAVDSPAQWIQLLHALDQQELQGWPFPSLKVQMQNCDKCSREFCSPINYKRHIRVHHRLKTLAKLSLEEAKEVLSFKNVIFEGVPGSSIVKSLTTLIRRPGVATLPQVYLRAGSALLDVIHARPSRLPMSSSELFCILDDASEKTFLCGTADLMQKYVFHGEAGKSGLETKNLVACTSFLLEQKLVKAWLADKDAEALRCQKLLVEEEEAAQKRKAELLERKRKKKLRQKEHKAKELKHVEADVNECISNTLEAPIMPAETSSFLATCDSGMPIPEMLPDQVHLSSEPFELSNSDEEAGPDSRSGYGCDCTSQNVERQTVPGSGRRHGVVVRWQLPPKSQRGVPSGFHSGQNSQASKLGAMQKLGIHRVLRTSPVANTNKVWSRKPKPESGGEVLKARVQEEEIKRPEQSKTNEVLIGSICVTLGNCSQEGNNLARAGEDNLSEHQIPKKAGIQEKSAKPDSLQSGTNQSTVKLRRPVSQYGRKDPMSVQNGNIESEADTNAEKDNDQNPEEVCLRCSATVDDGNGGGKNSNKFLEGSVYPGSAMHAKVFLAQKWKEAIAADHVKLVLSPCSEPPGCPEAGCGVAIQSSNFHKCSILGIANNWLVNAGAGGFESSPARSVRHNYRTKSEKVMNRKYIPKKSNAT, from the exons ATGACAGTTGCAACACTAAAGGCCTCTAGTTCTACAGAATTGATGAAATCAGAGGGAAATGATACTGTAGACACCATCATCAAACAAACAATTGGAAAAGACCCACTTTTGTCTTTCTCAAGGGCCGTGGACAGCCCGGCGCAATGGATCCAATTACTTCATGCTTTGGATCAGCAAG AATTGCAAGGTTGGCCCTTTCCCTCTCTGAAGGTGCAGATGCAGAATTGTGACAAGTGTTCTCGAGAATTCTGTTCACCCATCAACTACAAAAGGCATATACGTGTGCACCACCGGTTGAAAACGCTTGCTAAG CTCTCTTTGGAAGAGGCAAAGGAAGTTTTGTCATTCAAGAACGTGATATTTGAG GGAGTACCAGGGTCTTCAATTGTAAAGTCATTGACAACACTTATTAGGAGACCAGGGGTTGCAACTTTGCCACAAGTTTATTTGAGGGCTGGTTCTGCCCTTTTG GATGTTATCCATGCTCGACCTTCTAGATTACCTATGTCATCCTCGGAGTTATTTTGTATCCTTGATGATGCGAGTGAGAAAACATTTCTGTGTGGGACAGCCGACTTGATGCAAAAGTATGTTTTTCATGGGGAAGCTGGGAAGAGTGGCCTTGAAACAAAAAACTTAGTTGCTTGCACCAGCTTCTTGCTGGAACAGAAATTG GTCAAAGCATGGCTTGCAGATAAGGATGCAGAGGCTTTAAGGTGCCAGAAGTTACtggtggaggaagaagaagctgcTCAGAAAAG GAAAGCTGAGCTGttggaaaggaaaaggaagaagaaattgagGCAAAAAGAACACAAAGCAAAGGAGCTTAAACATGTGGAAGCAGATGTTAACGAATGCATCAGTAATACTCTGGAGGCACCTATAATGCCAGCTGAAACATCCAGCTTTTTAGCCACATGTGATTCTGGTATGCCCATCCCAGAAATGCTGCCAGATCAAGTTCACTTATCTTCTGAACCATTCGAACTCTCAAATTCAGATGAAGAAGCAGGTCCTGATTCTCGATCTGGGTATGGCTGTGACTGTACTAGTCAGAATGTTGAACGGCAGACAGTGCCGGGAAGTGGTCGCCGGCATGGAGTTGTTGTTCGATGGCAATTGCCCCCAAAATCGCAGAGGGGAGTGCCAAGTGGCTTCCATTCAGGTCAGAATTCTCAAGCATCAAAGCTTGGTGCCATGCAAAAGCTTGGGATCCACCGGGTTTTGAGGACTTCTCCAGTAGCCAACACCAATAAAGTATGGAGTCGAAAACCTAAGCCTGAAAGTGGTGGGGAGGTTTTGAAAGCCAGAGTACAGGAAGAGGAGATAAAGCGACCAGAGCAAAGTAAGACTAATGAGGTTTTGATTGGCTCTATATGTGTTACACTTGGAAATTGTAGCCAAGAGGGTAATAATCTTGCTAGAGCTGGTGAAGATAACCTGTCAGAGCATCAAATACCAAAGAAGGCTGGCATTCAGGAGAAGTCCGCTAAACCTGATTCTCTTCAGAGTGGCACAAATCAATCAACAGTTAAGCTCCGGAGGCCAGTGAGCCAATATGGAAGAAAAGATCCTATGTCTGTTCAGAATGGCAATATTGAATCTGAAGCGGATACAAATGCTGAAAAGGACAATGATCAAAACCCCGAGGAAGTTTGTTTAAGATGCTCTGCTACCGTGGATGATGGTAATGGTGGCGGTAAGAACAGTAATAAATTCTTGGAGGGAAGTGTCTATCCTGGAAGCGCTATGCATGCAAAAGTTTTTCTCGCACAGA AATGGAAGGAAGCTATAGCAGCCGACCATGTGAAATTGGTTCTTTCCCCGTGTTCTGAACCTCCAGGATGCCCGGAGGCAGGATGTGGGGTAGCGATTCAGTCATCAAATTTCCACAAATGCAGCATTCTTGGCATTGCAAACAACTGGTTGGTTAATGCAGGTGCAGGTGGTTTTGAGTCTTCACCAGCCAGGAGTGTTAGACATAACTACAGGACTAAGTCTGAAAAGGTTATGAACAGAAAGTACATTCCCAAAAAAAGCAATGCAACCTAG
- the LOC121255942 gene encoding uncharacterized protein LOC121255942 isoform X3, producing the protein MTVATLKASSSTELMKSEGNDTVDTIIKQTIGKDPLLSFSRAVDSPAQWIQLLHALDQQELQGWPFPSLKVQMQNCDKCSREFCSPINYKRHIRVHHRLKTLAKASTKDRDLLGVFWDKLSLEEAKEVLSFKNVIFEGVPGSSIVKSLTTLIRRPGVATLPQVYLRAGSALLDVIHARPSRLPMSSSELFCILDDASEKTFLCGTADLMQKYVFHGEAGKSGLETKNLVACTSFLLEQKLVKAWLADKDAEALRCQKLLVEEEEAAQKRKAELLERKRKKKLRQKEHKAKELKHVEADVNECISNTLEAPIMPAETSSFLATCDSDEEAGPDSRSGYGCDCTSQNVERQTVPGSGRRHGVVVRWQLPPKSQRGVPSGFHSGQNSQASKLGAMQKLGIHRVLRTSPVANTNKVWSRKPKPESGGEVLKARVQEEEIKRPEQSKTNEVLIGSICVTLGNCSQEGNNLARAGEDNLSEHQIPKKAGIQEKSAKPDSLQSGTNQSTVKLRRPVSQYGRKDPMSVQNGNIESEADTNAEKDNDQNPEEVCLRCSATVDDGNGGGKNSNKFLEGSVYPGSAMHAKVFLAQKWKEAIAADHVKLVLSPCSEPPGCPEAGCGVAIQSSNFHKCSILGIANNWLVNAGAGGFESSPARSVRHNYRTKSEKVMNRKYIPKKSNAT; encoded by the exons ATGACAGTTGCAACACTAAAGGCCTCTAGTTCTACAGAATTGATGAAATCAGAGGGAAATGATACTGTAGACACCATCATCAAACAAACAATTGGAAAAGACCCACTTTTGTCTTTCTCAAGGGCCGTGGACAGCCCGGCGCAATGGATCCAATTACTTCATGCTTTGGATCAGCAAG AATTGCAAGGTTGGCCCTTTCCCTCTCTGAAGGTGCAGATGCAGAATTGTGACAAGTGTTCTCGAGAATTCTGTTCACCCATCAACTACAAAAGGCATATACGTGTGCACCACCGGTTGAAAACGCTTGCTAAG GCTTCTACTAAAGATAGGGACCTGCTGGGAGTGTTTTGGGATAAG CTCTCTTTGGAAGAGGCAAAGGAAGTTTTGTCATTCAAGAACGTGATATTTGAG GGAGTACCAGGGTCTTCAATTGTAAAGTCATTGACAACACTTATTAGGAGACCAGGGGTTGCAACTTTGCCACAAGTTTATTTGAGGGCTGGTTCTGCCCTTTTG GATGTTATCCATGCTCGACCTTCTAGATTACCTATGTCATCCTCGGAGTTATTTTGTATCCTTGATGATGCGAGTGAGAAAACATTTCTGTGTGGGACAGCCGACTTGATGCAAAAGTATGTTTTTCATGGGGAAGCTGGGAAGAGTGGCCTTGAAACAAAAAACTTAGTTGCTTGCACCAGCTTCTTGCTGGAACAGAAATTG GTCAAAGCATGGCTTGCAGATAAGGATGCAGAGGCTTTAAGGTGCCAGAAGTTACtggtggaggaagaagaagctgcTCAGAAAAG GAAAGCTGAGCTGttggaaaggaaaaggaagaagaaattgagGCAAAAAGAACACAAAGCAAAGGAGCTTAAACATGTGGAAGCAGATGTTAACGAATGCATCAGTAATACTCTGGAGGCACCTATAATGCCAGCTGAAACATCCAGCTTTTTAGCCACATGTGATTCTG ATGAAGAAGCAGGTCCTGATTCTCGATCTGGGTATGGCTGTGACTGTACTAGTCAGAATGTTGAACGGCAGACAGTGCCGGGAAGTGGTCGCCGGCATGGAGTTGTTGTTCGATGGCAATTGCCCCCAAAATCGCAGAGGGGAGTGCCAAGTGGCTTCCATTCAGGTCAGAATTCTCAAGCATCAAAGCTTGGTGCCATGCAAAAGCTTGGGATCCACCGGGTTTTGAGGACTTCTCCAGTAGCCAACACCAATAAAGTATGGAGTCGAAAACCTAAGCCTGAAAGTGGTGGGGAGGTTTTGAAAGCCAGAGTACAGGAAGAGGAGATAAAGCGACCAGAGCAAAGTAAGACTAATGAGGTTTTGATTGGCTCTATATGTGTTACACTTGGAAATTGTAGCCAAGAGGGTAATAATCTTGCTAGAGCTGGTGAAGATAACCTGTCAGAGCATCAAATACCAAAGAAGGCTGGCATTCAGGAGAAGTCCGCTAAACCTGATTCTCTTCAGAGTGGCACAAATCAATCAACAGTTAAGCTCCGGAGGCCAGTGAGCCAATATGGAAGAAAAGATCCTATGTCTGTTCAGAATGGCAATATTGAATCTGAAGCGGATACAAATGCTGAAAAGGACAATGATCAAAACCCCGAGGAAGTTTGTTTAAGATGCTCTGCTACCGTGGATGATGGTAATGGTGGCGGTAAGAACAGTAATAAATTCTTGGAGGGAAGTGTCTATCCTGGAAGCGCTATGCATGCAAAAGTTTTTCTCGCACAGA AATGGAAGGAAGCTATAGCAGCCGACCATGTGAAATTGGTTCTTTCCCCGTGTTCTGAACCTCCAGGATGCCCGGAGGCAGGATGTGGGGTAGCGATTCAGTCATCAAATTTCCACAAATGCAGCATTCTTGGCATTGCAAACAACTGGTTGGTTAATGCAGGTGCAGGTGGTTTTGAGTCTTCACCAGCCAGGAGTGTTAGACATAACTACAGGACTAAGTCTGAAAAGGTTATGAACAGAAAGTACATTCCCAAAAAAAGCAATGCAACCTAG